From Flavobacterium sp. 102, a single genomic window includes:
- the glmM gene encoding phosphoglucosamine mutase, with product MTLIKSISGIRGTIGGNVGDNLTPVDAVKFASAYGTFLKNNIQKDKLKVVIGRDARISGPMIHNLVVNTLIGLGIDVIDLGLSTTPTVEVAVPMEEADGGIILTASHNPKQWNALKLLNAKGEFLSGADGAKILEIAEAEAFDFSDVDSLGEITMNDAYMDIHIDEVLDLPLVDAEAVAKRKFKVVVDGVNSSGGIIIPKLLEQMGVECVKLYCEPNGHFPHNPEPLKEHLGDICKLVLEEKADFGIVVDPDVDRLAFISNDGEMFGEEYTLVACADYVLSKTPGNTVSNMSSSRALRDITEKYNGSYQASAVGEVNVVELMKASNAIIGGEGNGGIIYPELHYGRDSLVGVALFLTHLASLDMTVAELRASYPQYYMSKNKIELTPQIDVDAILLAMTEKYKNDRSTSSLSTIDGVKVDFADNWVHLRKSNTEPIIRIYTEAPTQEAADQLALRIIDEIKAVAGI from the coding sequence ATGACTCTTATAAAATCAATCTCAGGAATTCGCGGGACTATTGGCGGAAACGTTGGGGACAATTTAACACCGGTTGATGCGGTAAAATTTGCTTCGGCTTATGGTACTTTCTTGAAGAACAACATACAGAAAGACAAGCTGAAAGTGGTTATCGGTCGAGATGCTCGTATTTCGGGACCGATGATTCACAATTTAGTGGTCAATACTTTAATCGGATTAGGCATTGACGTGATTGATTTGGGTTTGTCAACTACGCCAACGGTTGAAGTTGCTGTACCAATGGAAGAAGCCGATGGCGGTATTATTTTAACGGCTTCACACAATCCGAAACAATGGAATGCCTTGAAATTGTTGAATGCGAAAGGTGAATTTTTAAGCGGTGCCGATGGTGCTAAGATTTTAGAAATCGCCGAAGCGGAAGCATTTGATTTTTCGGATGTGGACAGTTTGGGAGAAATCACGATGAATGATGCTTATATGGATATTCACATTGATGAAGTTTTGGATTTGCCATTAGTAGATGCAGAAGCCGTTGCTAAAAGAAAATTTAAAGTAGTGGTTGATGGTGTAAATTCTTCGGGAGGCATTATCATTCCGAAGTTATTGGAACAAATGGGCGTGGAGTGCGTGAAATTGTATTGCGAACCGAATGGTCATTTTCCACACAATCCTGAACCTTTGAAAGAGCATTTAGGAGATATCTGTAAATTGGTTTTAGAAGAAAAAGCCGATTTCGGAATCGTAGTTGATCCTGATGTTGACAGACTTGCTTTTATTTCGAATGACGGCGAAATGTTTGGTGAAGAATATACTTTAGTGGCTTGTGCCGATTATGTGTTGAGTAAAACGCCGGGTAATACAGTCTCTAATATGTCTTCTTCTCGTGCTTTGCGTGATATTACTGAAAAGTATAACGGAAGTTACCAAGCGAGTGCCGTTGGAGAAGTGAATGTAGTCGAATTGATGAAAGCTTCGAATGCGATTATCGGAGGTGAAGGTAATGGTGGAATCATTTATCCTGAGTTGCATTACGGTCGTGATAGTTTGGTAGGCGTCGCTTTGTTCTTGACGCATTTAGCCAGTTTAGACATGACAGTTGCCGAATTAAGAGCAAGTTATCCGCAATATTATATGAGCAAAAACAAAATCGAATTGACACCACAAATTGATGTTGATGCAATTTTGTTAGCCATGACAGAAAAGTATAAAAATGATCGTTCGACAAGCTCACTATCAACAATAGACGGAGTGAAAGTTGACTTTGCCGACAATTGGGTTCATTTGCGCAAGTCAAATACCGAACCAATCATTCGAATCTATACTGAAGCTCCGACTCAAGAAGCAGCTGATCAATTGGCTTTGAGAATTATTGACGAGATTAAGGCTGTTGCAGGGATTTAA
- a CDS encoding VOC family protein, with amino-acid sequence MAQVNPYLIFNGNCEEAFLFYQSVFGGEFPYIGKFKDMPSDDPNCPPPTPEEENRIMHVSLPIGDTILMGSDSTSQSGDVTIGSNISVSINTESRAEADRIFNGLSAGGNAFMPMTNTFWGAYFGMFVDKFGINWMVNFDENPQP; translated from the coding sequence TTTTCAATGGAAATTGCGAAGAAGCATTCCTATTTTACCAATCCGTTTTCGGAGGTGAATTTCCCTATATCGGAAAGTTCAAAGATATGCCATCAGATGACCCAAATTGTCCGCCACCAACACCGGAAGAAGAAAACAGAATCATGCACGTTTCGTTACCCATTGGCGACACCATTTTAATGGGAAGCGACAGTACTTCACAAAGTGGTGATGTAACTATCGGAAGTAACATTTCAGTTTCTATCAATACTGAAAGTCGTGCCGAAGCTGATAGAATTTTTAACGGATTATCCGCTGGTGGCAATGCTTTTATGCCGATGACCAATACTTTTTGGGGGGCTTATTTTGGTATGTTCGTTGACAAATTCGGCATCAATTGGATGGTGAATTTTGACGAAAACCCACAACCTTAA
- a CDS encoding murein L,D-transpeptidase catalytic domain-containing protein has protein sequence MKKKIVFLLLAVVVVAYGYSRINYKIKSENKPKVDTSRTDNKAKEALTFCQKNKYNEDFCILIDMSIHSGLNRFFVYDFKQNKITHQMLVGHGCCDSPWSQDWSKESPTFSNKDGSHCSALGKYKIGQRAWSDWGIHVKYVLHGLEETNNNAQSRYIVFHSWEKVSDTEIYPNGTPEGWGCPTISNTNMKIIDPILKAADKPVLMWIYK, from the coding sequence GTGAAAAAAAAGATTGTTTTTCTATTGTTAGCCGTAGTGGTTGTAGCTTATGGATACAGCCGGATAAACTATAAAATTAAAAGCGAAAACAAACCAAAAGTCGATACTTCCCGAACCGATAACAAGGCGAAGGAAGCCTTGACTTTTTGTCAAAAAAACAAATACAACGAAGATTTTTGCATACTGATTGACATGAGCATTCACTCGGGTTTGAATCGTTTTTTTGTGTATGATTTTAAGCAAAATAAAATTACCCATCAAATGTTGGTCGGACACGGTTGTTGTGATTCGCCCTGGAGTCAAGATTGGTCAAAAGAAAGCCCAACTTTCAGCAACAAAGATGGCAGTCATTGTTCGGCTTTGGGCAAATATAAAATTGGGCAAAGGGCTTGGAGCGATTGGGGCATTCATGTTAAATATGTGCTTCACGGTTTGGAGGAAACCAATAACAATGCGCAATCGAGATACATCGTTTTTCATTCCTGGGAAAAAGTTTCCGATACAGAAATCTATCCAAACGGAACGCCCGAAGGTTGGGGTTGTCCAACGATTTCAAATACCAATATGAAAATCATTGACCCGATTCTAAAAGCTGCTGACAAACCCGTTTTGATGTGGATTTATAAATAA
- a CDS encoding chloride channel protein gives MPSNKASFFKIVFRSIFRRAENLVFLLKDKLSERNFIYFACIAVAITCSFAVIILKSFAHNIFLWANNINGFLKLPYINSLLPIAGILLTVFVVRNFLSNHIEKGSSKVLYAVAKKGGIMPKKQMYAQIVTSSLTVGLGGSAGLESPIVITGAAFGSNFAQKYHLSQKDRILLLACGVAAGIGAAFNAPIAGVLFAIEVVLTDISIAAFIPIIISAATGALISTIVLSNDVILNFEQRLHFDYHNTPYYILLGILAGLTSIYHARNFQKVEKFFSSFKNKGYRRALFGASLLAILIFFFPTLFGEGYESIKTLSSNNPSVLLDNTLLEKFKSSEWVLLAFIGVTMLLKAFATGLTLGSGGNGGNFAPSLFVGSYLGYFVAKSINLLNFTHHLPIANFTIVGMAGILSGLFHAPLTAIFLIVEITGGYDLMVPLMIVSSVSFAVSKQFEKHSMDVKNLADKGEVFTSDKDKNILQSIDFYNLVQQNYKTLTVNDSPGKVVDIFSTSDQKMIPIINDQKSLIGIVDFEEVKAFIFNPNHVKFMTMTEIISQPKGLVILEDKLEKVMKQFETSNTHILPVIQKGKYFGFLSKIDVLESYRQRLKEMVIE, from the coding sequence ATGCCGTCGAACAAAGCTTCCTTTTTTAAGATTGTTTTCAGAAGTATTTTCAGAAGAGCCGAAAACTTGGTTTTCCTTCTGAAAGACAAACTAAGCGAAAGAAACTTTATCTATTTTGCTTGTATCGCTGTGGCGATTACTTGTTCGTTTGCCGTAATTATTCTAAAGAGTTTTGCCCATAATATTTTCCTTTGGGCCAACAATATCAATGGTTTTCTCAAACTTCCTTACATCAACAGTTTACTGCCTATTGCCGGTATTTTGCTGACGGTTTTTGTGGTGCGCAATTTTCTAAGCAATCACATCGAAAAAGGCAGCTCTAAAGTATTGTATGCAGTGGCCAAAAAAGGCGGCATCATGCCCAAAAAACAAATGTATGCCCAAATCGTAACCAGTTCGTTAACTGTCGGACTTGGTGGCTCTGCCGGTTTGGAAAGTCCAATTGTGATTACTGGTGCAGCTTTTGGTTCCAACTTCGCACAGAAATACCATTTGTCCCAAAAAGACCGAATTCTATTGTTAGCTTGTGGTGTTGCGGCCGGAATTGGTGCAGCATTCAACGCTCCGATTGCCGGAGTTTTATTTGCTATCGAAGTGGTTTTAACTGATATTTCCATTGCGGCTTTTATACCGATTATTATTTCTGCTGCAACCGGTGCGCTGATTTCAACTATCGTTTTGAGCAATGATGTTATTTTGAATTTTGAACAGCGACTGCATTTTGATTACCACAATACGCCTTATTATATTTTACTGGGAATCTTAGCCGGATTGACTTCGATTTACCATGCCCGAAATTTTCAGAAAGTAGAGAAGTTTTTCAGTAGTTTTAAAAACAAAGGCTATCGCAGGGCTCTATTTGGCGCGTCACTATTGGCCATTTTGATTTTCTTTTTCCCAACGCTTTTTGGAGAAGGTTATGAAAGTATCAAGACGCTCTCGTCAAACAATCCAAGTGTTTTATTGGACAATACTTTATTGGAAAAATTCAAAAGTAGCGAATGGGTTTTGTTAGCTTTTATTGGCGTAACCATGTTGTTAAAAGCATTCGCTACCGGTCTTACTTTAGGTAGTGGCGGAAATGGCGGTAACTTTGCGCCTTCACTTTTTGTGGGTTCGTATTTGGGTTATTTTGTAGCCAAATCGATAAATCTGCTCAACTTCACCCATCATTTACCGATTGCCAATTTTACCATTGTAGGCATGGCGGGAATTCTTAGTGGTTTATTTCATGCGCCTTTAACTGCCATATTCCTAATCGTAGAAATTACCGGAGGTTATGATTTAATGGTGCCTTTGATGATAGTATCGTCGGTAAGTTTTGCCGTTTCCAAACAGTTTGAAAAGCATTCAATGGATGTTAAAAATTTAGCCGATAAAGGGGAAGTTTTCACGAGCGATAAAGATAAAAATATCTTGCAAAGCATTGATTTTTATAATTTGGTTCAACAAAATTATAAAACGTTAACTGTTAACGATTCACCAGGAAAAGTAGTAGATATCTTTTCAACCAGTGACCAAAAAATGATTCCGATTATTAATGACCAAAAATCTTTAATTGGTATAGTCGATTTTGAAGAAGTCAAAGCCTTTATATTCAATCCGAATCACGTCAAATTTATGACGATGACTGAAATCATTAGTCAACCTAAAGGGCTGGTTATATTAGAAGATAAATTAGAAAAAGTGATGAAGCAGTTTGAAACCTCCAATACTCATATTTTACCGGTCATTCAGAAAGGAAAATACTTTGGTTTCCTCTCCAAAATTGATGTCCTTGAAAGCTATCGCCAACGTTTGAAAGAAATGGTGATCGAATAA
- a CDS encoding ACP phosphodiesterase, producing the protein MNFLAHIYLSGDNDLLKIGNFMADSIRGHSYDNYPTEIRKGILLHRSIDSFTDMHPIYRQSKHRLHEKYGHYSGVIMDIFYDHFLAKNWNQYSDVKLEDYAQDFYLLLKDNYEVLTQRAKGMMPYMIGRNWLVSYATIEGLQMIMFQMDYRTKHRVAMDESIVELKQFYTEFENEFTLYFEELRQHCEEKLATL; encoded by the coding sequence ATGAACTTCCTAGCCCACATCTATCTTTCCGGCGACAACGATTTACTCAAAATCGGGAATTTTATGGCGGACAGCATTCGCGGGCACAGTTATGATAATTATCCAACCGAAATCCGAAAAGGAATTTTACTCCATCGTTCCATCGACAGTTTTACCGATATGCATCCGATTTACCGACAAAGCAAACACCGATTACATGAGAAATACGGACATTATTCGGGTGTAATTATGGATATTTTTTATGACCATTTTTTGGCCAAAAACTGGAACCAATATTCTGATGTCAAATTAGAAGATTATGCTCAGGATTTTTATCTCTTACTTAAAGACAATTACGAAGTCCTAACGCAACGAGCCAAAGGCATGATGCCGTATATGATTGGGCGAAATTGGTTGGTGAGCTATGCTACGATTGAAGGTTTGCAAATGATTATGTTCCAGATGGATTATCGAACGAAACACCGTGTAGCTATGGACGAATCCATAGTCGAATTAAAACAATTCTACACCGAATTTGAAAACGAATTCACTTTGTATTTTGAAGAATTGCGCCAACATTGTGAAGAAAAACTAGCCACTTTATGA
- the ggt gene encoding gamma-glutamyltransferase has protein sequence MKKGFFVFFLISNFIFAQQKGLIAEKAMVVSAREEASQVGIDIIKKGGNAFDAMIATQLALAVAYPYAGNISGGGFMVYRKANGEIGSLDFREKAPGKATKNMYQDKDGNVIPNLSTDGALSVGVPGSVAAIFEVHKKLGKLPLAALFEPSIALAKKGIIVTAKEKEKLDEYRAVIVKISGDKTLYNKTFQVGDTIQYLALANTLEQILKNGRNEFYKGKTAKKLVSFIQQKGGIISMKDMSEYKVVWRKPISFQHKDLKIISMAPPSSGGITLAQILKMIEPYPLSSFGHNSEKYIQLITEAERRAYADRNYYLGDPDFVQIPLKALLDKNYLKNRMSNFTFEKATKSADVSHGNVSVYESDETTHYSIVDSEGNAVSVTTTINGAYGSKLYCNELGFFLNNEMDDFSSKPGVPNSYGLVGAEANSIAPRKRMLSSMTPTIVEKNDKLFMLLGSPGGSMIITSVLQTILNVTEFGMNVQEAVNAPRFHHQWLPDEIQFEPRKFDKLLLENLANKGYKTNEKVAPVIGKVDAVLVLPDGKLEGGADFRGDDKAVGL, from the coding sequence ATGAAAAAAGGTTTCTTTGTTTTTTTTCTGATTTCTAATTTTATTTTTGCCCAACAAAAAGGATTGATCGCCGAAAAAGCGATGGTCGTCTCGGCACGCGAAGAAGCTTCGCAAGTTGGTATCGACATCATCAAAAAAGGCGGAAATGCTTTTGACGCGATGATTGCTACCCAATTGGCTTTAGCCGTGGCTTATCCGTATGCCGGCAACATTTCCGGTGGCGGATTTATGGTGTATCGAAAAGCGAATGGTGAAATTGGTTCTTTGGATTTTCGCGAAAAAGCACCGGGAAAAGCTACCAAAAATATGTATCAAGACAAAGACGGCAACGTAATTCCGAATTTGAGTACAGACGGCGCATTATCCGTTGGCGTTCCGGGAAGTGTTGCAGCGATTTTTGAAGTGCATAAAAAGTTGGGGAAATTGCCACTTGCAGCTTTGTTTGAACCATCAATTGCTTTAGCCAAAAAAGGCATTATCGTTACTGCTAAAGAAAAAGAAAAACTCGATGAATATCGTGCCGTTATCGTAAAAATAAGCGGTGACAAAACATTGTATAATAAGACTTTTCAAGTTGGAGACACGATTCAATATTTGGCTTTAGCCAACACTTTGGAACAAATTCTTAAAAACGGTCGTAACGAATTTTACAAAGGTAAAACAGCCAAAAAACTAGTGTCTTTTATCCAACAAAAAGGCGGTATTATTTCGATGAAAGACATGTCCGAATACAAAGTCGTTTGGCGCAAACCGATTTCGTTTCAACACAAAGATTTGAAAATCATTTCGATGGCACCGCCAAGCAGTGGCGGAATCACTTTGGCACAAATCTTAAAAATGATTGAGCCCTATCCGTTGAGTTCGTTTGGACACAATTCTGAAAAATACATCCAACTTATAACAGAAGCCGAGCGCAGAGCTTATGCAGATAGAAATTATTACCTTGGTGATCCGGATTTTGTTCAAATTCCGCTAAAAGCATTGCTGGACAAAAACTATCTAAAAAACCGAATGAGTAATTTCACTTTTGAAAAAGCAACAAAATCGGCTGATGTTAGTCATGGCAACGTTTCAGTTTACGAAAGTGATGAAACTACGCATTATTCAATCGTAGATTCTGAAGGCAATGCCGTTTCGGTAACTACTACTATAAATGGCGCTTATGGTTCGAAATTATATTGCAATGAATTGGGCTTTTTTCTAAACAATGAAATGGATGATTTTTCATCAAAACCCGGTGTGCCAAATTCTTATGGTTTAGTTGGAGCCGAAGCCAATAGCATTGCGCCAAGAAAAAGAATGCTAAGCTCCATGACACCAACCATCGTTGAAAAAAATGACAAGCTTTTTATGCTACTTGGTTCGCCCGGCGGTTCGATGATTATCACTTCGGTTTTGCAAACTATTTTGAATGTAACCGAATTTGGCATGAACGTCCAGGAAGCCGTAAATGCTCCGAGATTTCACCACCAATGGTTGCCCGACGAGATTCAATTTGAACCACGAAAATTTGACAAATTGTTGTTGGAAAATTTAGCCAACAAAGGCTACAAAACCAATGAAAAAGTAGCGCCGGTCATTGGTAAGGTTGATGCTGTTTTAGTTTTACCCGATGGAAAACTGGAAGGTGGTGCCGATTTTCGTGGCGATGACAAAGCAGTTGGTCTTTAG